Proteins encoded together in one Phalacrocorax aristotelis chromosome 7, bGulAri2.1, whole genome shotgun sequence window:
- the AP3B2 gene encoding AP-3 complex subunit beta-2 isoform X2 — MTLTSVPASQPAASRLHPAAMAASPAYGEEKGGSSSLGEPEYGHDPASGGIFSSDYKRHDDLKEMLDSNKDSLKLEAMKRIVAMIARGKNASDLFPAVVKNVACKNIEVKKLVYVYLVRYAEEQQDLALLSISTFQRGLKDPNQLIRASALRVLSSIRVPIIVPIMMLAIKEAASDMSPYVRKTAAHAIPKLYSLDSDQKDQLIEVIEKLLADKTTLVAGSVVMAFEEVCPERIDLIHKNYRKLCNLLIDVEEWGQVVIINMLTRYARTQFLSPNQNESLLEESAEKVFYGSEEEDAKDTKAEAASLAKRKPYVMDPDHRLLLRNTKPLLQSRNAAVVMAVAQLYFHLAPKAEVGVIAKALVRLLRSHSEVQYVVLQNVATMSIKRRGMFEPYLKSFYIRSTDPTQIKILKLEVLTNLANETNISTILREFQTYIRSMDKDFVAATIQAIGRCATNIGKVRDTCLNGLVQLLSNRDELVVAESVVVIKKLLQMQPAQHSEIIKHMAKLTDNIQVPMARASILWLIGEYCEHVPKIAPDVLRKMAKSFTNEEDIVKLQVINLAAKLYLTNSKQSKLLTQYVLNLAKYDQNYDIRDRARFIRQLIVPTEKSGALNKYAKKLFLAQKPAPILESSFKDRDHFQLGSLSHLLNAKAVGYQELPDWPDEAPDPSVRNVEVPEWTKCTSREKRKEKVEKPFYSDSEGESGPTESADSEPESVSEESGSSGSSSSSSSDSEEEEEEEEEEEGSREQSEDKEDEEEKRTKRKKEGSRKAALGSMGSPSEEEEEEEEGVKKSKKKKASQGRKDHAETSSEEASASESSSSGSDSGSEVEAKQRKPPSSRAGPKEISLLDLDDFTPPPPQPVLSSSVISTSLVTDLEGLTLTDTSLAPALLSPVFGAVRTYELLHRMAGEGLSVEYCFSRRPFPGDPHMVAVQIQISNNTDAEVKSLRVSEPKPLSGMRIQEFPEIECLAPGDTASVVMGIDFCDSTQAANFQLCTHTRHFYVSIQPPVGELMAPVFMSENEFKKEQGKLMGMSEITEKLTLPEKCRSDHTIVQQVTLAANVGRVPCGADNVYRFVAKTVTSGSLVLITLERREGAAAQLTVNSEKMVIGTMLVKDIIQALAQ, encoded by the exons GCATGATGACCTCAAGGAGATGCTTGATAGCAACAAGGATTCACTCAAGCTGGAGGCCATGAAGAGGATCGTGGCG ATGATCGCCCGGGGTAAAAATGCCTCTGACCTCTTCCCAGCTGTGGTGAAAAATGTCGCCTGCAAGAATATTGAG GTGAAAAAGCTGGTGTATGTCTACCTGGTACGCtatgcagaggagcagcaggatCTGGCCCTGCTCTCCATCTCCACCTTCCAGCGAGGACTCAAG GACCCCAACCAGCTGATCCGTGCTAGTGCCCTGCGAGTCCTCTCCAGCATTCGTGTGCCCATCATCGTGCCCATCATGATGTTGGCCATCAAGGAGGCTGCCTCGGACATGTCCCCATACGTGCGCAAGACGGCTGCCCATGCCATCCCCAAGCTGTACAG CCTTGACTCAGACCAGAAGGACCAGCTGATTGAAGTGATTGAGAAGCTGCTGGCAGACAAGACCACG ctggTGGCCGGCAGTGTGGTGATGGCATTTGAGGAGGTCTGCCCAGAGCGCATCGACCTCATCCACAAGAACTACCGCAAGCTCTGCAACCTGCTCATTGACGTGGAGGAGTGGGGACAGGTGGTCATCATCAACATGCTGACCCGCTACGCACGCACTCAGTTCCTCAGCCCCAACCAGAAC GAGTCCTTGCTGGAGGAGAGTGCCGAGAAGGTCTTCTATGGctctgaggaggaggatgcCAAGGACACCAAGGCAGAGGCAGCCTCATTGGCCAAGCGCAAGCCCTATGTCATGGACCCTGACCACCGCCTGCTCCTGCGCAACACCAAGCCCCTGCTGCAGAGTCGCAATGCTGCG GTGGTGATGGCCGTGGCACAACTCTACTTCCACCTGGCACCCAAGGCGGAGGTTGGTGTCATCGCTAAGGCACTGGTGCGGCTCCTGCGGAGTCACAG CGAGGTTCAGTATGTTGTGCTGCAGAATGTGGCCACCATGTCCATCAAACGGCGG GGGATGTTTGAGCCCTACCTGAAGAGCTTCTATATCCGTTCCACGGACCCCACGCAGATCAAGATCCTCAAG CTTGAGGTCCTCACCAACCTGGCCAATGAGACCAACATCTCCACCATCCTGCGGGAGTTCCAG ACCTACATCCGCAGCATGGACAAGGACTTTGTGGCAGCCACCATCCAAGCCATTGGGCGCTGCGCCACCAACATCGGGAAGGTGCGGGACACCTGCCTCAATGGCCTGGTCCAGCTCCTCTCCAACCGGGATG AGCTGGTTGTGGCCGAATCTGTGGTGGTCATCAAAAAGCTGCTGCAGATGcagccagcccagcacagcGAGATCATCAAGCACATGGCCAAGCTTACTGACAACATCCAG GTGCCAATGGCACGGGCCAGCATCTTGTGGCTCATTGGTGAGTACTGTGAGCACGTGCCCAAGATCGCACCTGACGTGCTGCGCAAGATGGCCAAGTCCTTCACCAATGAGGAGGACATCGTCAAGTTGCAGGTCATCAACCTGGCGGCTAAGCTCTACCTGACCAACTCCAAGCAG AGCAAGCTGCTGACCCAGTACGTCCTCAACTTGGCCAAGTATGACCAGAATTATGACATCCGTGACCGGGCTCGCTTCATCCGCCAGCTCATCGTGCCTACTGAGAAGAGCGGGGCCCTCAACAAGTACGCCAAGAAGCTCTTCCTGGCCCAAAAACCCGCTCCCATCTTGGAGTCATCCTTCAAAG ATCGGGACCATTTCCAGCTGGGCTCCCTGTCCCACCTGCTCAACGCCAAGGCTGTGGGCTACCAGGAGCTGCCTGACTGGCCGGATGAGGCCCCTGACCCCTCCGTGAGGAACGTAGAG GTTCCTGAGTGGACCAAGTGCACCAGCcgggagaagaggaaggagaaggtggAGAAACCTTTCTACTCCGACTCGGAGGGAGAGTCAGGGCCTACGGAGTCAGCGGACAGCG AGCCCGAGTCTGTCAGTGAGGAGAGCGGCAGCAGTGGCAGCTCCAGCAGTTCCAGCTCTGAcagcgaggaggaggaagaggaggaagaggaagaggaaggcagcagggagcagtcagaggacaaggaggatgaggaggagaagaggacgaagagaaagaaggaaggctCCCGGaaggcagccctggggagcatgGGCAG ccccagtgaggaagaggaggaggaggaggagggggtgaAGAAGTCCAAGAAGAAGAAGGCATCACAGGGGAGGAAGGACCATGCCGAGACCTCATCAGAGGAGGCCAGTGCCTCCGAGAGCAGCTCCTCAGGCTCCGACTCAGGCTCCGAGGTGGAGGCCAAGCAGAGGAAG ccccccagcagcagggccgGCCCCAAGGAGATCTCCCTGCTTGACCTGGATGACT TcaccccacctcctccccagcctgtcctgtccagcagcgtcaTCTCCACCAGCCTCGTGACTGACCTGGAGGGCCTCACACTCACCGACACCTCCCTAGCACCTGCT CTGCTGAGCCCAGTGTTCGGCGCAGTGAGGACCTATGAGCTGCTGCACCGCATGGCGGGCGAGGGGCTCTCGGTCGAGTACTGCTTCAGCCGCCGGCCCTTCCCAGGGGACCCCCACATGGTGGCCGTCCAGATCCAGATTTCGAACAACACTGACGCCGAGGTGAAGAGCCTGCGAGTCAGCGAGCCCAAGCCGCTCTCCGGCATGCGGATTCAGGAGTTCCCCGAGATCG AGTGCCTGGCACCCGGGGACACGGCCAGTGTGGTGATGGGCATTGACTTCTGCGACTCCACCCAGGCGGCCAACTTCCAGCTGTG cacccacacaCGCCACTTCTACGTCTCCATCCAGCCGCCTGTGGGGGAGCTCATGGCCCCCGTCTTCATGAGTGAGAACGAGTTCAAGAAGGAGCAGG GGAAGCTGATGGGCATGAGCGAGATCACGGAGAAGCTGACACTGCCCGAGAAATGCCGGAGCGACCACACCATTGTCCAGCAAGTGACCTTGGCCGCCAATGTGGGCCGTGTGCCCTGTGGTGCCGACAACGTGTACAG GTTTGTGGCCAAGACAGTGACCAGCGGGAGCCTGGTGCTCATCACCCTGGAGCGACGGGAGGGCGCTGCGGCCCAGCTGACCGTCAACAGTGAGAAAATGGTTATCGGCACCATGCTCGTGAAGGACATCATCCAGGCCCTGGCACAGTGA
- the AP3B2 gene encoding AP-3 complex subunit beta-2 isoform X1, which yields MTLTSVPASQPAASRLHPAAMAASPAYGEEKGGSSSLGEPEYGHDPASGGIFSSDYKRHDDLKEMLDSNKDSLKLEAMKRIVAMIARGKNASDLFPAVVKNVACKNIEVKKLVYVYLVRYAEEQQDLALLSISTFQRGLKDPNQLIRASALRVLSSIRVPIIVPIMMLAIKEAASDMSPYVRKTAAHAIPKLYSLDSDQKDQLIEVIEKLLADKTTLVAGSVVMAFEEVCPERIDLIHKNYRKLCNLLIDVEEWGQVVIINMLTRYARTQFLSPNQNESLLEESAEKVFYGSEEEDAKDTKAEAASLAKRKPYVMDPDHRLLLRNTKPLLQSRNAAVVMAVAQLYFHLAPKAEVGVIAKALVRLLRSHSEVQYVVLQNVATMSIKRRGMFEPYLKSFYIRSTDPTQIKILKLEVLTNLANETNISTILREFQTYIRSMDKDFVAATIQAIGRCATNIGKVRDTCLNGLVQLLSNRDELVVAESVVVIKKLLQMQPAQHSEIIKHMAKLTDNIQVPMARASILWLIGEYCEHVPKIAPDVLRKMAKSFTNEEDIVKLQVINLAAKLYLTNSKQSKLLTQYVLNLAKYDQNYDIRDRARFIRQLIVPTEKSGALNKYAKKLFLAQKPAPILESSFKDRDHFQLGSLSHLLNAKAVGYQELPDWPDEAPDPSVRNVEVPEWTKCTSREKRKEKVEKPFYSDSEGESGPTESADSEPESVSEESGSSGSSSSSSSDSEEEEEEEEEEEGSREQSEDKEDEEEKRTKRKKEGSRKAALGSMGSPSEEEEEEEEGVKKSKKKKASQGRKDHAETSSEEASASESSSSGSDSGSEVEAKQRKVPPSSRAGPKEISLLDLDDFTPPPPQPVLSSSVISTSLVTDLEGLTLTDTSLAPALLSPVFGAVRTYELLHRMAGEGLSVEYCFSRRPFPGDPHMVAVQIQISNNTDAEVKSLRVSEPKPLSGMRIQEFPEIECLAPGDTASVVMGIDFCDSTQAANFQLCTHTRHFYVSIQPPVGELMAPVFMSENEFKKEQGKLMGMSEITEKLTLPEKCRSDHTIVQQVTLAANVGRVPCGADNVYRFVAKTVTSGSLVLITLERREGAAAQLTVNSEKMVIGTMLVKDIIQALAQ from the exons GCATGATGACCTCAAGGAGATGCTTGATAGCAACAAGGATTCACTCAAGCTGGAGGCCATGAAGAGGATCGTGGCG ATGATCGCCCGGGGTAAAAATGCCTCTGACCTCTTCCCAGCTGTGGTGAAAAATGTCGCCTGCAAGAATATTGAG GTGAAAAAGCTGGTGTATGTCTACCTGGTACGCtatgcagaggagcagcaggatCTGGCCCTGCTCTCCATCTCCACCTTCCAGCGAGGACTCAAG GACCCCAACCAGCTGATCCGTGCTAGTGCCCTGCGAGTCCTCTCCAGCATTCGTGTGCCCATCATCGTGCCCATCATGATGTTGGCCATCAAGGAGGCTGCCTCGGACATGTCCCCATACGTGCGCAAGACGGCTGCCCATGCCATCCCCAAGCTGTACAG CCTTGACTCAGACCAGAAGGACCAGCTGATTGAAGTGATTGAGAAGCTGCTGGCAGACAAGACCACG ctggTGGCCGGCAGTGTGGTGATGGCATTTGAGGAGGTCTGCCCAGAGCGCATCGACCTCATCCACAAGAACTACCGCAAGCTCTGCAACCTGCTCATTGACGTGGAGGAGTGGGGACAGGTGGTCATCATCAACATGCTGACCCGCTACGCACGCACTCAGTTCCTCAGCCCCAACCAGAAC GAGTCCTTGCTGGAGGAGAGTGCCGAGAAGGTCTTCTATGGctctgaggaggaggatgcCAAGGACACCAAGGCAGAGGCAGCCTCATTGGCCAAGCGCAAGCCCTATGTCATGGACCCTGACCACCGCCTGCTCCTGCGCAACACCAAGCCCCTGCTGCAGAGTCGCAATGCTGCG GTGGTGATGGCCGTGGCACAACTCTACTTCCACCTGGCACCCAAGGCGGAGGTTGGTGTCATCGCTAAGGCACTGGTGCGGCTCCTGCGGAGTCACAG CGAGGTTCAGTATGTTGTGCTGCAGAATGTGGCCACCATGTCCATCAAACGGCGG GGGATGTTTGAGCCCTACCTGAAGAGCTTCTATATCCGTTCCACGGACCCCACGCAGATCAAGATCCTCAAG CTTGAGGTCCTCACCAACCTGGCCAATGAGACCAACATCTCCACCATCCTGCGGGAGTTCCAG ACCTACATCCGCAGCATGGACAAGGACTTTGTGGCAGCCACCATCCAAGCCATTGGGCGCTGCGCCACCAACATCGGGAAGGTGCGGGACACCTGCCTCAATGGCCTGGTCCAGCTCCTCTCCAACCGGGATG AGCTGGTTGTGGCCGAATCTGTGGTGGTCATCAAAAAGCTGCTGCAGATGcagccagcccagcacagcGAGATCATCAAGCACATGGCCAAGCTTACTGACAACATCCAG GTGCCAATGGCACGGGCCAGCATCTTGTGGCTCATTGGTGAGTACTGTGAGCACGTGCCCAAGATCGCACCTGACGTGCTGCGCAAGATGGCCAAGTCCTTCACCAATGAGGAGGACATCGTCAAGTTGCAGGTCATCAACCTGGCGGCTAAGCTCTACCTGACCAACTCCAAGCAG AGCAAGCTGCTGACCCAGTACGTCCTCAACTTGGCCAAGTATGACCAGAATTATGACATCCGTGACCGGGCTCGCTTCATCCGCCAGCTCATCGTGCCTACTGAGAAGAGCGGGGCCCTCAACAAGTACGCCAAGAAGCTCTTCCTGGCCCAAAAACCCGCTCCCATCTTGGAGTCATCCTTCAAAG ATCGGGACCATTTCCAGCTGGGCTCCCTGTCCCACCTGCTCAACGCCAAGGCTGTGGGCTACCAGGAGCTGCCTGACTGGCCGGATGAGGCCCCTGACCCCTCCGTGAGGAACGTAGAG GTTCCTGAGTGGACCAAGTGCACCAGCcgggagaagaggaaggagaaggtggAGAAACCTTTCTACTCCGACTCGGAGGGAGAGTCAGGGCCTACGGAGTCAGCGGACAGCG AGCCCGAGTCTGTCAGTGAGGAGAGCGGCAGCAGTGGCAGCTCCAGCAGTTCCAGCTCTGAcagcgaggaggaggaagaggaggaagaggaagaggaaggcagcagggagcagtcagaggacaaggaggatgaggaggagaagaggacgaagagaaagaaggaaggctCCCGGaaggcagccctggggagcatgGGCAG ccccagtgaggaagaggaggaggaggaggagggggtgaAGAAGTCCAAGAAGAAGAAGGCATCACAGGGGAGGAAGGACCATGCCGAGACCTCATCAGAGGAGGCCAGTGCCTCCGAGAGCAGCTCCTCAGGCTCCGACTCAGGCTCCGAGGTGGAGGCCAAGCAGAGGAAGGTG ccccccagcagcagggccgGCCCCAAGGAGATCTCCCTGCTTGACCTGGATGACT TcaccccacctcctccccagcctgtcctgtccagcagcgtcaTCTCCACCAGCCTCGTGACTGACCTGGAGGGCCTCACACTCACCGACACCTCCCTAGCACCTGCT CTGCTGAGCCCAGTGTTCGGCGCAGTGAGGACCTATGAGCTGCTGCACCGCATGGCGGGCGAGGGGCTCTCGGTCGAGTACTGCTTCAGCCGCCGGCCCTTCCCAGGGGACCCCCACATGGTGGCCGTCCAGATCCAGATTTCGAACAACACTGACGCCGAGGTGAAGAGCCTGCGAGTCAGCGAGCCCAAGCCGCTCTCCGGCATGCGGATTCAGGAGTTCCCCGAGATCG AGTGCCTGGCACCCGGGGACACGGCCAGTGTGGTGATGGGCATTGACTTCTGCGACTCCACCCAGGCGGCCAACTTCCAGCTGTG cacccacacaCGCCACTTCTACGTCTCCATCCAGCCGCCTGTGGGGGAGCTCATGGCCCCCGTCTTCATGAGTGAGAACGAGTTCAAGAAGGAGCAGG GGAAGCTGATGGGCATGAGCGAGATCACGGAGAAGCTGACACTGCCCGAGAAATGCCGGAGCGACCACACCATTGTCCAGCAAGTGACCTTGGCCGCCAATGTGGGCCGTGTGCCCTGTGGTGCCGACAACGTGTACAG GTTTGTGGCCAAGACAGTGACCAGCGGGAGCCTGGTGCTCATCACCCTGGAGCGACGGGAGGGCGCTGCGGCCCAGCTGACCGTCAACAGTGAGAAAATGGTTATCGGCACCATGCTCGTGAAGGACATCATCCAGGCCCTGGCACAGTGA